The Primulina tabacum isolate GXHZ01 chromosome 10, ASM2559414v2, whole genome shotgun sequence region tttataatataaaaaatagttTTAGATTGTAAACTCTACATAATCTAATTATTCGTGTATATAAATTAATTACCCAAATTAATGTACTTTATTTTGCTTTTCGATGAATTCTATAATGAGATAAAATTATTCAAGATGAAATCAGTATAAATTTAAGGGAAGTTCttataacttttatttttatttttaaaaagttagCTGTTAGTTAATAACAGTTATTGTCCACTAActcacatttttttaattttaatatttatttcatcaGAGTATTGTCATGCTTACATTGCGACGAatgtttagaaatttttttaattaaaccaGGTaagtaataaattaaatccattcAATCGGTTATTTTCGGGTCACCGAAATATTTACTTGCCCAAATTAGTTATAACTAAGTACAAActagataaaaatttgtgtgagacggtttcacgggtcgtattttgtgatacatatctcttgtttgagtcatccatgaaaaaagattattttttatgataaaagtattactttttattgtaaacatcGGTAGAGTTGACACTCGTTAGATCGACCTACTATACAAATTAATAACTGATCATATCTTATTTGAAGGTGTTAATTTATTCATCTCTCTTTCTATTCACTTTAACTATAATCGTATACGAGATCTtggatatttaataataataaaatctttaattattattttattgaaattaaatatataagttAAAATTAAAGGAAGTTAATTTTCCAACTTGCATGTTATTAATTATAAAGATAAATGACTATTATTTCAGGTGGTTTGCATGACTCTCCAACTTCGCTTTCTAATAAAATCCTCCGATCCCCACGCTACAATCCCATCTCCATTAAAAGAAGAATCGATACTGGAATCAAGAAATCGTTTTGAACAGAAAATGGTTTGCTCCAAATTCTCCATCGCTGATCTTGTAGTTGTAGTATTTTGTATGATCTTTGCAGCGTTCCTCGTTCTTCTGGTTTCTTGGATCAAATTCTCACCCTACAGATTACTCCCAAACACAAATTTTGTACGTGAATTAATCGTCCCATTGTTCGGATTTGTCAGTTTACAAAAAGTTAATCTCATTCATTTCacatgctttttttttttgttgttgcagGAAATATTGAAAGATGAACTGGAAGAAGCCCTGGAAAATGCAGCAATGCCGAACAAGAATTTGATTATCGCCGTTATCAACAAAGCCTACGTCGAGCCTCATGAGAACGAGTATCCGTCAATGTTTGATCTTTTTCTCGAGGGTTTCTGGGAGGGGGAAGGAACAAGAGAACTGTTGGATCATTTACTTGTGGTGGCCATGGACAAGACAGCGCATGAAAGGTGTGAATACCGGCGGCTGAACTGTTACAGACTGGTGGTGGACGGAGGCGGAGATGATTTTGCTGGAGAGAAGCTTTACATGTCCGGGGATTTTATAGAGATGATGTGGAGAAGGACTAGTTTTCTGCTGAATGTCCTCGAGAAAGGCTACAACTTCATCTTCACGGTATGCTTCCTCTCAATTTACCATTTTCCCATTTGGATTTTGTTTCTTGAATTCAATGATTTTACATTTTATGTCACTCGAGTACaaaaatttgatttgattttttaatatatatgattGCATGCAATTCTTAATCAAAAAAATGATGCGAAATCCATGCTCAAATTTTTATGTTCACTACCTATTCCACACAATCCTCTTTTAGAATGGATTTAGAAAAATAATCAAGTTTAAGAGAATATATTGACTTATTTAGCAAAGAGAATTAATCTTTTAGTTGTCTTTTTTCATAAAGGAAAAAACATTTATTGCTACTTATTGTTCCTTTCTTTTATTTAGATGTTTATTTGTTAGTGGgatcaataattttttatggaGTATtcgtattttaattaatttccaAATCCCAAAGAGAAGTACAAATATACTAGTAATCTTGCCAATATATTGTATCCGTATAAAGTTTCTTTTTTTGTATTTATACACAAAATTTACGAACTTTGAAGATTACTTTTTCTAAGATttttttatagttaattaaaataACTAATAAGTTGGATACCTTATTGTTATCTTTAAATTTTATGTTGTtttataatgattttttttttaataaaaaaatagattAGGAGAGATATTTACTACTATGTCACGTCAAGCTTGTAATATTAtcatatcatataatatcatgccataaagatatataatattttatattaaaatacgTCTCAAATTGAAAGCTTTTCACTATTGATtagtttaatgatttttttagtggattaatttaatgattttttttgctgaaaaaaaaaacagaaaagtTGGTTTAAACTGGAACCATATATAGGAGAAAATGTCATTAAAAATGTTAAGATAGTTTTTACTTtcctattcttttttttttcccttcctCTTTGTCATTGTATTTAAACTGATAATTTCACTTGTAGTTCTGCAGGGAACATTGTATCTACGACTGATTGATTTTCATGTTTGTATGGCATGCAGGACACGGATGTGCTATGGCTAAGGAATCCACTCACAAGACTGAGCATGAATGAAACCTTGGACTTACAAATAAGCACAGATTCATTCAATGGCAATTCATCGTCGGAACTCAACAACATCAACACTGGATTTTACTACGTACGATCGAACAACCGAACCATATCATTGTTCGAGACATGGTACGACATGAGAAAAAACTCAACCGGGATGAAAGAACAAGATGTTTTAGAGCAACTAGTGCTTCATGGTGTTCTCAAGGAATTAGGTCTTACACCCAGATTTCTTGATACACTATATTTCAGTGGATTCTGCAGTGATAGTCAAGATGTTAACATGGTCGTTACTGTTCATGCCAATTGTTGTCGCACCATTGGTGCGAAGATGGTTGATTTGAAGGCCGTTTTGAGAGATTGGAAATGGTTCAAGAACAAAGAAAATAGTAATAATAGTTCTAGTTTTCGATGGACTGACCACAATTCTTGTATAAATTCGTGGCATTGAGTAACCAAACATTACTCGGGATTTCGCATTAGGTAGTTTGTGAAATATACAATGTACATTTGCACTTGATATAGACTTTTGTTGCGATTTGATATTTGACACACTTTTTACAACATAAAGGGTTCATTAATAGCTACAACATTTGTATAGTCTTGTCACAAGGAAAATGGTAATGCATTTTCATAtttctatattttttattacaacTCACACGAATAAGAAGATCGAACTCGGATAATCGCTTAATCCGACGGGGGTGAGATGACTACAAATCCGGTCTCATATTCCTATTTTAATAgcaattaaattgaaaaaatataataaattgcctcgtagatttatttatttatatttacatGCAAAGGCTTCATTTGAATTTCAATTTTGTTTAGCTTCACGCACAATCACTGGTCACTATATTCTTGCTTAAAAAGCCCTGGAGAACCACACCAATTAGGTGATTGTGATTTTGAATTCGCAAAAGCGCAGAAAATGGCTACGCTGAGGAATCTGAAGATAAAGACTTCAACGTGCAAGAGAATAGTGAAGGAACTTGATTCTTACGAGAAAGAGGCGGAAAGAGAGGCCGCCAAAACTGCTGATATGAAGGCCAACGCCGCGGATCCGTACGACATCAAGCAGCAGGTCAGTTCCGGCTGTTTAATTTACCTCATAATTGTTGAGATGTATGGGTGAGATGGTGAATTCCAAATTTATGCTGAGCTGTAATACTGATCCACTCTCGAATTGACCCGAAAAAAAGGTCGACTTTTGAGTTGTCTTGCTAAAGTGCGTGATTGTTCTCTATTTGTTTGATCGATAGCCTTTTAATGCAGAAGGAATGTCGGATCAATTGGGATGCTGTCATTATATTTCTCTCGGATTCTTTTGTTGGATGTGAGAAAAagggtgttttttttttaatattttcgatATCATTATGCAGCTGGGATGGTTTTCTTTCCAGATTTAAAATAGCTATTTCCATTAATTTCGTTTGATGCAGACAATAAATGGTGAAGGGACCAAAAATGCGATTTGCTCAAACTTTAGTTTAGGaaaatatattattacttgAGCATGGAATAGCTGTGCATTTCTCCACGATTTTCTTTGTACATGTAATGATCGTAGTTTATGCTAGATAAAAGTCATTTTTTGACTATTGGAACTAATATGGCGTGTCTTCATTCATACAATTTGAAGATGTGCACGTTCATGGGGGTTTGTAATCAGTGAAGAAATCCTTCAAAGATCAGGATTATTGAGTTTATTTTTTGTGGCCTCTTGGATTGTTAGTATCAACAAAGGAGGACCAGTGGGGTCTTTCCTTTTTCAAGATCATGCAATATTACTTTAAAGGACAGTGTATGTTTACTATGTGGAGGTAATCGATGGATAGGGATACGATGCAACAGATTTCAATAgaagtttatgttcatgttccaAGTTTTACAAGTGGGTATGGCCGTTCATTGAAAATGTTATAGTTGAggcagttaagaattttgatgcCTGTTCAGTTTTTGGTTTTATACAGTTTTTGAGGGAGGAGGCTGGGAAAGTGGGTGTGGGGGAGAGAAAAGGAATTTATGAGTATCATTTTTATGTGATTGTACG contains the following coding sequences:
- the LOC142505847 gene encoding uncharacterized protein At1g28695-like produces the protein MTLQLRFLIKSSDPHATIPSPLKEESILESRNRFEQKMVCSKFSIADLVVVVFCMIFAAFLVLLVSWIKFSPYRLLPNTNFEILKDELEEALENAAMPNKNLIIAVINKAYVEPHENEYPSMFDLFLEGFWEGEGTRELLDHLLVVAMDKTAHERCEYRRLNCYRLVVDGGGDDFAGEKLYMSGDFIEMMWRRTSFLLNVLEKGYNFIFTDTDVLWLRNPLTRLSMNETLDLQISTDSFNGNSSSELNNINTGFYYVRSNNRTISLFETWYDMRKNSTGMKEQDVLEQLVLHGVLKELGLTPRFLDTLYFSGFCSDSQDVNMVVTVHANCCRTIGAKMVDLKAVLRDWKWFKNKENSNNSSSFRWTDHNSCINSWH